In Oryzias melastigma strain HK-1 linkage group LG6, ASM292280v2, whole genome shotgun sequence, the DNA window GTGTGTCCCGTACAGTTCTGCTGGATTTAAGCCCGCAAATGGCTTGTATCTAAatgtaaggacagttgtgacctAGTATTCAAAGTACTCTCCCAGGGAAGACATTTTGCTCCtctgtgaaaacattttagcaCCAATCCAAATGACTGAGACAGACATTCTCGACATTTGATCTGTATGTCCCTTTGTGGTGCCAAAACCACAAGTATGGaagaaaaatgagtttgatCAAGAGATCACAATCCAGTTTGtgcttttcaaagtaaatgtaaaaaaataaaagacaaaatcaataaaacgtCCCTCAGTACAGTCATTAAGAATTTGAATCTATGGgcagaaatgggaaaaaaagctatttaaatAAGGTTGTAGAAATATTTTTGGGATCTTGGACTAATTTGGGGTACATATGAACTTATCTGCTTGGTAAACCACACTTGCCTCTtgcaactatttttttcacaagttattttctttagtgtaaggtagaaaaaacatttgtacaaaCCCTGTATAAGAAACTGTGAGGCCAGCTACCTTTGAGTTCTCACAGCCCATGGCTAAGAAAAGAAGAGACAGGAAGAAACCGAGCAAGGAAGTCCCAAAGGCAAATTTAGCTGCTCCCATGACACCCATCTTGAACCTTTTCATGACCACCCCGCCAGAGAACATCCCAAGAGCTACAGCTGGGATGTTCACCATGCCTGAAAGAACCGGAGAAATCGTCTgtatacatttttgctttaaaaggaaaaaaaagtatcattAAGTTATCTAATAAATACTTttgatagttgaaaaaaataaatacaaatttatattttctaacgcattaattaaatgaaatactCTTTATGATTACAGGTTTTTAATCTGTGTGACATtgattataaaaatgaaagttcaatgtcatTAAACAAACCTATGCTACATTTTGGAACAGCATTTTCTTGCAGGACTTAAGTACTTTAAGCTCACAACAAATATTATATCTTAAATACATCTAATTCCCAAAGGTATTAGCAAACAAAAGTATTCAACATATtaagaaaaactccaaaaatctGCTCACCCATTAGTAAATTAGCTCTCGAAGCTGACTGGCCGTAGTGCTGCTCAATGTATTTGGGTTTGTAAGTGACCATACCAATGAGAGAGTTGAATTGAAGGATTGTCACACAAAGGTAGATGCTGTAGACAGGGTTTCCCAACAGAGTCTTCAGGGTTGGAACGAATTCTGTGAAGGTAAGTGTTGGAGTGTCACCACCGCAAAGCCATCTGTAGATACTTTCACATCAATATTAGATTGgagaaatgtttatatttaataaaactttaaaaagtggacttttttgcataattttggcATGAAGTCTGTTCCGTATACCATccaaatttattgttttttcttaaggGGCACGACACTGCAGTGCATGCATAATAGGGTTTGacattgtgttgaaaaaaaatctttataataaaaaaatatagccGTTAAATGCTGCTAAAGCCTGTTCAGCATAAAAAtgcctgaaaaaacaaaccaggTGTTTTAGTGGTTTATAAACAGCcttgtgtgttttattaatgtgcttttaatttgaaaactttgtttttatttagagtttgtCCCTGCCACACCTGATTTCCATCTGGAATCACACACAGGTGTGTCCAATTTACTAATAGCATAGAACACCAAGATTTGACTGTTTAGGTTTAGTTTTATGACCTTTCAGACTCATTTAaggttcattttttgttttgttttattacttttttttacattcttcaGGCTCTAGTCCTcacatgcaactttttaaaatttacctttattatgctttagtttcatttgatcaactgttttcagttctttaaCTCAATTTCAGGAGTGTTAAAGTTAGCATACCACTGGCCATCAGATATAAGTTTGCTGGCTCCTCCTGTCTGATCTTGTGGGTCATAACTGGAGAATCTTTGATGAATCTGGTTTGATCTGGAGTGCAGCTCCTGTCATGTTTGTCCACAGGCATAGGGAGGGATTTTGGCAAGAACCAGAAAGGGATAGCTGACATGAGGGTGATCACACCAGCAATGAGGTACCCCAGCCACCATGCCCCAACCCAGCGTGCATCACTGGAGGTAATTGTGATCGTatctgtttgtaaaaaaaagaaaaaaagatagtCAGCATTCATATACTGATTTCAAATATAAAGGTTTAAAATTGATTTCCAGTTTAGGCCAAGCCAGAACTACATGAGGATAATGATGTTAAACGTCACTGTGGTTAGCCCCTAACTGAGTTGTTCTGGGATAAACAAGACAATAACAACGAAAGCAAAGTAACCTTAAAGGTGCCTTATATTTAAGAAAAGtacttgagaaaaaaacttgtcagTTTTAACGAGGAAAATGAACACGGATCTAGTAATCTACAAGTGGACGTATTAGAacggagcagagcagagagcttatGGCCCGCCCAGTGTactttctatgtcacaaatacaatctttttaaaactgctttttttcatctgcttccaATTCACActatacttttaaataaagaaatactcagaaatgcaactttgggcttaattttctcaatatttgtcctccatcctcagaaaattgccacaagaacatgttaaaaacaaccaaaaactcaatttttattggagaagGTCTTTAGAGTACATTTTGGTCTATATATTCATTATAGGATTTAATTGTGTAACTCTAGTTGTTTATTTGcactcttttttcttttcagattgcaacaaaaaacatttagctgaaaacaattcaataaaaatcagtAAACATTAAGTGTTCTTGTGACCAGAAGTGTAGCAGAAGTGAGCAGAAGTGTAGACACCACTGATGATTGGACTTCCAAATGTTGATTACGACCTTGATTTGTGCTGGTCAGTGGAAGAGTTATATTATGTACCAGAAAATTAATCACATAAATTTGAATGGAAACcactttattttcatcaagacacaACATTCAAAACTACATATTGGGCTGTGCATCCAAATGTCAGTTGTATGTTTAGTGACCTCTGTGTGCTTCTGAAGTTGTATTCAGAGACTAAAGGTGCTTTCATACCGACCGCTTCACACAACAAATtcgtccctctttcgccgcgtggcgaatttgctgctcgccgcttgtcaaaaaatgtatccCTGACGCcgcggctgcatgtgggaggagctaccagctctgccTGTAGATATCTTACTTAGAACGAATGGAAGTCATATAGTACAATGTtgaggaataaggtttatttatcgTGAAGAGttctaaaaaacacaagtaatcatgtctccatgtttgggttatgattattgttaaaagattttcccggtacagggggctgtgtctgtatgacagccgctgtgtttctgtgtctctgtggctgagcttgaaggctcactgtttcgttttaacccttccgctctccttggcttgtttacatcaaaagtggggtcatctggacaccAAAGATAGCGGAAGGGTTAATCCATGGAGGTGGGGGtgaaattaggagacctttttccttttttttttgtttgttttttttaaggtcttAATGACAGCCATGCAGCCTTTAAACCTGCAGCGTCTCTGTCTCTGCTGGCATATTGAGCGAGTGAGCTCCTCCGCGGGAGCAAAAGCCGCCGATCTGTGCAGAGTGTTTTCGGCTTCACCCAAACGTAGCTGGATGAGCATTGAGAATCTGAGGCTCAAACgggtaaaggaaaaagatgaaagttctggAGAAAAACGGTCGCTTTGGATTAGTAGTCTACCCGCtaatcgagtcactgaaaatgtcacgtgcccaaagcttaGTTCCTGATTCGCAGATGTGACgcagtgacctgtcaaacttcaggtatttacattttggctgtgccGTCCAATTCGCTCCACACCGCTCATATCAAGCTGCTGACAGACTTTAGCGCCGTGCCAGTCGCTCATATCGCGCCACGGGGCTTCAGTTCGCGTCAGAACGTGCCTGtaccattgattaacattgaATTTGGCTGCCTCTGCTGTGTGAATCACTTTCGTGTGAATGCATGTTAACACCCTGAACACATTGATTAATGCAGATTAGCTCCTCGGTTGGGTTATTTATCTCACCCATGTCCACGTAGCCAACATCGACATAGATCTTAGCACACAGTGACCCCAGCAAGTACCCAAACACAGGACCAATAATTGCTATGGTTTGGACACAacctgaaacacagacagaaaaaggtccaATTATGGAACAACTTTGCCATTTTCAAGTAATCATGGTGGCATTAATTTTGTCCCAATTAACTTTTTGCTTACATTTATCAACATTTTAGAATGTAATCACATATTGTACAGAACATTAAGCACAgcacagaaacaacaaataatatagaaagttatttacCAATATAGAGAGCTGCATTTTCAGACTGTGCGTAATCATCAATGTAAGAGATTCCCAAAGGCTGTACTGGAGTTTCTCCGATCCCTCGCAGGATGTTTCCCAGTAAAACATAGATCCACATTGAAACACTTGACTCTTGATCACAGCCTGTAATTTATGGTTAGACAAGAATAAATAGGTTAAGAAATGAAATTGGACTAgatttctaaaaattacatttttttccaatattccCCAAATAGTCCAGTCCATCTGTATTTAATGATTTAAGAGGAGCCATAAGTCTCTTTTCCTGAAAAGCTTGCAGGCTGGACTACTGTCAGTCTTTGTCCAGTCATCCAACAAAGATTGTTCAGACAGTTGTAGCTTATTTAAAATGCATCTTTACAGAGCCCTTCAAAATTTCTTCAAAAGTTATTTTGCCATGCCTTTGTAAAGTGCAGTTTCATCAGTCAATAAGTTCTACCAATATAACATGACTGCCTCCATAAAACAGATTCAAAATTATAGTGTTAAAACATTCTTTCTGGTCATGATGTTAACCATGGTTCTTTAGACTTTTTGGGTTATAAGGTGAGCAAACACTTTTTAGCGTACCGCTAGTGGCAATTAAGGAGGGTTCTTCATACTTCCAAGAGGATTCTGCTGAAGTTCTCACTGGACATGGAGTCAAGGTATTTGTTGAATTCACTGAAGATCTAATGGTTGTTTGGATTGTATAGCTGCATATAAAACACCAATGTGACTGTTACACAAGGGAAGGGAGAAAGCATCAGGTTGTGTTAGACATGTAACATATAGAGCAGCAATCACATACTATACTACTCAAGGTCACTATATTCCAGTACAGCTATGCAAGTGTGATGAAAGAAATATCTGGATGGCGTGAACCGAGACATTCGGACAGCAGACTTACCGGCCTGTGATAAAATGAGGCATGGCGATTAAGAATGTGCCTAAAGACATCAGGATACAGCCGACTGCTATGATCTTGGGCCGGTGAAGCTTTGCACCAAAATAACTCACAAAAGCGATTACCAGCAAATTACCTGCAGTATTGAGAGAGATACAGGAAAAGGAGTAAGAGCACATTAAACATACCGTGCAGAATATTAtcatgttttactgttttaagcTGTAAGCGAACAAGGGACAGGTCGGGTATCTGATACACTGGGGTAaacactaaaatacattttttcctgaaGTGCAGAGGGAAGGAAGTCCAGAGTAAGGACTTATACTTCAAACAATAGTTTTGCCTGTAAACATGCAACCAATGGCAATGCAAAGCTCCAGTGTGTCCTCCCCCTTTTTTAACAACAGCACTGTTTAGATTTCCATCTAGCCCTCTGTCTATTTTCCAAACACACTATgttcctttcagggtcatgatgttgctggagcctatcccagccactgtcaGGCCAATATGGAGTATACCTTTGATGGGTGGACATAAAGACCTTTGCTTGTCCAAATTTTTACTTAATCTGTGTGAAAACTGATAGCATTTCAAACTCCTGCCTTATATGCAAGTAAACAAAGAAACATGAAGGTAAGAAACTCACCGATTTCAAAGCTCCCATCTATAACACCAATCAGAGAGCTGGGGATGTCAAATCTCCTCTCTAGCTGTGTTATTGTGCTTTTCATGTAGCTGCCACATAAAGCTTTGGCAAAGTAAGCGAAGGATAAGGCTGCAAGAAAcatctacaaaaacaaaaaggaggtgaatcaaaacacagagacttattttgtttgttttacaaatgaTGCTTACTTTCAATGTAGTTTAATATACCAGAGTTTCTGGGTTAAATGCAGTAGCAGTCCATGCACTAATAGAAGCGTCATGGTGATTGTGCCAAAGTGTGTGAAGTTCCTGGTTTTTTGCTTTAGTAAAATGCATACTGATGATTAGAACCCAGAGGGAGAGTTAAGAatccaatatataaaaaaagatagatACAAAAATTGCCGTCTGAGCCGACAGCAGCCCTGTGAATGAGTAATATTTTAGAATACCATCAGTTTGATTGACCATCATACAGTATTTAAAGATTCTaggaaaattgtatttatcTGCTGATCTCTAAAAGCCCCAAATctgaagattaaaaaatcagttttaacacagaaaaaaagctcaatCCCCAAAGCAGTTTTCGGTTTCTATATATAGAAAAACGGAAATGGGTCAGggaagataataataatataaaaaaaaatacctcagTGGTTATTCAGACTgtgacaaaaatacattaaaaagaatGATTTAACAATATAGTCTTAGTGTCTTTGTTGCAGATGTGTTAAGCTAACAAACTGTTAAAATCTtagtgatttgttttttgtttttttttagattttgtgatGTGTACTAAACTTGAATGTTGGGTACAAGTTTTATCaaacataattaaaactttacgcaaaaaatcaaacaaaaaaaacaataaacactaCACAAAACCAGAAATGCAGGAATGGTAGCCCTTAGAATTTGTGGTTTCCCTGTATATTTTCACAGCCccactggtttaaaaaaaataaaataaatacaattctaaAAGCAATGTTTTTTCTGCCTCCTCACTCACATCCAACACAAGCAAATAATGCGATACTGTGGGGATTTATGTATCTCAAGgattttttaatcttctccTGATACCattttagtacaaaaaaaagcaataaaagaaaacaaaacattcacagtcatttttctttctaaaaaactACTTCCTGAAATTAATATCCCTTGAGACTAAGAAATGACTGCCACTCTTTACAACCAAATGCACACCTACAGAGCTTTGTGATAAAAGCAAGAAGTCGTGGTATCTCCTTAGTCACATAGAAAAATTCTATAAATGTCATTGCTTGCCTGTAGATTGCTCGGTTTTTCACTATCTAAGGTATCTTAACAGCAGGGGCCTGGAATATTCTTTGAAATGGTTGTGCCAAATCAAAGCAAGGTCTCTTCAGAGGGTGGGGGTGATAGGTAGATGACACGTGATGAGGTGTTTCAACAAGGGGcataggaaaaaaattaattctgtGAAACacatatttcatttggcgataatTGTaccgatttaaaatgctgccaagacAATATTTCTATATCTAGCCAGAACCATCTTGAATTATATGTTCGTTCACTAGCCTTgcgttttttgttgttgtagagCTCAATGAGACTCAACAGCACAGCCCTAGCTTGGGATGGGTATTGAAACTCTGAGTCAAGTTGCTACTGGCATTGTACAAAAACGTGGATTTTGGTGCTTTGTGGCGAACTCATATAAAAATGACCGAGGCAGTGGAGATGCACAACAGGCAGTCAAAATATTGCACCACGCAGCAAAAGATTCTAATGCAGCAACACGATGGATCTGAGTGAAATGTTCAatgctctttaaaaaataccatTGTTGTGGCGATGAACGGGTAAATCAGTGTTTAATTCCGCATCTTTGAAATTGTAGATGCAGGTTGTCAAGCACCGTTCAAGCGCTCTCCCTCACCCTGTCACGGAGCTTCATCACACTTTGATGTTTCTTGAAAGAATTCAtgactttttcaaattttattttatttctgaaacaCTTGTTTAAGCGCCATTCAGCCAATAGGTTAATTTTAAAAGTACTGGTTCAACTATATTACCAATGTTGGAAATGAACCGCACTCTATTTTTTCCGATCATACTTACATTACATTGTTGGTTAAGGCACATTtattctttgttgttgtttttttttcatattgaaacatattttgttgtgaaaatcagacaatgttgagtaataaaaaatatttctcaatttacaaaaagaaaagtatt includes these proteins:
- the LOC112152177 gene encoding solute carrier organic anion transporter family member 1C1, which translates into the protein MKKMGRTSTTGWSLDHKPASSPVTNCHPNLKMFLAALSFAYFAKALCGSYMKSTITQLERRFDIPSSLIGVIDGSFEIGNLLVIAFVSYFGAKLHRPKIIAVGCILMSLGTFLIAMPHFITGRYTIQTTIRSSVNSTNTLTPCPVRTSAESSWKYEEPSLIATSGCDQESSVSMWIYVLLGNILRGIGETPVQPLGISYIDDYAQSENAALYIGCVQTIAIIGPVFGYLLGSLCAKIYVDVGYVDMDTITITSSDARWVGAWWLGYLIAGVITLMSAIPFWFLPKSLPMPVDKHDRSCTPDQTRFIKDSPVMTHKIRQEEPANLYLMASEFVPTLKTLLGNPVYSIYLCVTILQFNSLIGMVTYKPKYIEQHYGQSASRANLLMGMVNIPAVALGMFSGGVVMKRFKMGVMGAAKFAFGTSLLGFFLSLLFLAMGCENSKVAGLTVSYTGVQGLSHQELSLFSDCNSGCFCSSKGWDPVCGENGITYVSPCLAGCTSASGSGKNMTFDNCSSFIISLGGTPGFMLLVRCIKPELKSLALGIHTLATRTLAGIPAPIYFGAIIDTTCLQWGYKTCGGKGACRIYDTSAYRVVYLGLTLGLRTLSFILCIWGFALLKKHLKREEKKVLTNGSAEMELLRKEENSSAHSEPFILALDCDVDRETDLVLILWKRKQLKHVK